A single region of the Chionomys nivalis chromosome 5, mChiNiv1.1, whole genome shotgun sequence genome encodes:
- the Zmiz1 gene encoding zinc finger MIZ domain-containing protein 1 isoform X1, with the protein MNSMDRHIQQTNDRLQCIKQHLQNPANFHNAATELLDWCGDPRAFQRPFEQSLMGCLTVVSRVAAQQGFDLDLGYRLLAVCAANRDKFTPKSAALLSSWCEELGRLLLLRHQKSRQNDPPGKLPMQPPLNSMSSMKPTLSHSDGSFPYDSVPWQQNTNQPPGSLSVVTTVWGVTNTSQSQVLGNPMANANNPMNPGGNPMASGMSTSNPGLNSPQFAGQQQQFSTKAGPAQPYIQPNMYGRPGYPGSGGFGASYPGGPSAPAGMGIPPHTRPPADFTQPAAAAAAAAVAAAAATATATATATVAALQETQNKDINQYGPVCSSFQMGPTQAYNSQFMNQPGPRGPASMGGSMNPASMAAGMTPSGMSGPPMGMNQPRPPGISPFGTHGQRMPQQTYPGPRPQSLPIQSIKRPYPGEPNYGNQQYGPNSQFPTQPGQYPTPNPPRPLTSPNYPGQRMPSQPSTGQYPPPTVNMGQYYKPEQFNGQNNTFSGSSYSSYSQGSVNRPPRPVPVANYPHSPVPGNPTPPMTPGSSIPPYLSPSQDVKPPFPPDIKPNMNALPPPPANHNDELRLTFPVRDGVVLEPFRLEHNLAVSNHVFHLRPTVHQTLMWRSDLELQFKCYHHEDRQMNTNWPASVQVSVNATPLTIERGDNKTSHKPLHLKHVCQPGRNTIQITVTACCCSHLFVLQLVHRPSVRSVLQGLLKKRLLPAEHCITKIKRNFSSVAASSGNTTLNGEDGVEQTAIKVSLKCPITFRRIQLPARGHDCKHVQCFDLESYLQLNCERGTWRCPVCNKTALLEGLEVDQYMWGILNAIQHSEFEEVTIDPTCSWRPVPIKSDLHIKDDPDGIPSKRFKTMSPSQMIMPNVMEMIAALGPGPSPYPLPPPPGGTSSNDYSNQGNNYQSHGNFDFPHGNPGGTSMNDFMHGPPQLSHPPDMPNNMAALEKPLSHPMQETMPHAGSSDQPHPSIQQGLHVPHPSSQAGPPLHHSGAPPPSQPPRQPPQAAPSNHPHSDLTFNPSSALEGQAGAQGASDMPEPSLDLLPELTNPDELLSYLDPPDLPSNSNDDLLSLFENN; encoded by the exons CCCTGCTGTCCTCCTGGTGTGAAGAACTTGGCCGTCTGCTGTTGCTCCGACATCAGAAGAGCCGCCAGAACGACCCCCCTGGGAAACTCCCCATGCAGCCCCCCCTCAACTCCATGAGCTCCATGAAACCCACTCTGTCGCACAG tGATGGGTCATTTCCTTATGACTCGGTCCCTTGGCAGCAGAACACCAATCAGCCTCCCGGCTCCCTGTCCGTGGTCACCACGGTGTGGGGAGTGACCAACACATCCCAGAGTCAG GTCCTCGGGAACCCTATGGCCAATGCCAACAACCCTATGAATCCAGGTGGCAACCCCATGGCATCAGGCATGAGCACCAGCAACCCTGGCCTCAACTCCCCACAATTCGCAGGGCAGCAGCAACAGTTCTCCACCAAAGCTGGCCCTGCACAACCCTATATCCAACCCAACATGTATGGCCGACCCGGCTACCCCGGCAGTGGGGGCTTCGGAGCCAG TTACCCTGGGGGTCCTAGTGCCCCTGCCGGCATGGGCATCCCTCCACACACCCGGCCTCCTGCTGATTTCACCCaaccagctgctgctgctgctgcagctgcagtAGCAGCAGCCGCTGCCACAGCCACTGCCACAGCCACAGCTACAGTGGCAGCCTTGCAAGAGACTCAGAACAAGGATATAAACCAGTATGGACCG GTGTGTTCCTCTTTCCAGATGGGTCCCACCCAGGCGTATAACAGCCAATTCATGAACCAACCCGGGCCTCGGGGGCCTGCCTCCATGGGGGGCAGCATGAACCCTGCCAGCATGGCAGCTGGCATGACACCCTCGGGGATGAGCGGCCCTCCCATGGGCATGAACCAGCCCCGACCACCTGGCATCAGCCCCTTTGGCACACATGGGCAAAGGATGCCCCAACAGACCTACCCAGGCCCCCGGCCCCAGTCCCTTCCTATTCAGAGCATAAAGAGGCCCTACCCAGGAGAG CCTAACTATGGAAACCAGCAATATGGACCAAACAGCCAGTTCCCCACCCAGCCAGGCCagtaccccacccccaaccccccaaGGCCACTTACTTCTCCCAACTACCCTGGACAAAGGATGCCGAGCCAACCCAGCACTGGGCAGTACCCACCCCCCACGGTCAACATGGGGCAGTATTACAAG CCAGAGCAGTTCAATGGGCAGAATAACACCTTCTCTGGAAGCAGCTACAGCAGTTACAGCCAAGGGAGCGTCAACAGG cctcccaggccGGTTCCTGTGGCAAATTACCCCCACTCACCTGTTCCAGGGAACCCCACACCCCCCATGACTCCTGGGAGCAGCATACCTCCCTACCTGTCCCCCAGCCAAGATGTCAAGCCACCCTTCCCACCTGACATCAAGCCAAATATGAACGCTCTGCCACCACCCCCAG CCAACCACAATGATGAGCTACGACTCACATTCCCTGTACGGGATGGCGTGGTTCTGGAGCCCTTCCGCCTGGAGCACAACCTGGCTGTCAGCAACCATGTGTTCCACCTGCGGCCCACGGTTCATCAGACGCTGATGTGGAG GTCAGACCTGGAGCTGCAGTTCAAGTGCTACCATCATGAGGATCGACAGATGAACACCAACTGGCCAGCCTCGGTGCAGGTCAGCGTCAACGCCACACCCCTCACAATCGAGCGAGGCGACAACAAGACCTCCCACAAGCCCCTGCACCTCAAGCATGTATGCCAGCCGGGCCGTAACACCATCCAGATCACTGTCACCGCCTGCTGCTGT TCCCACCTCTTCGTGCTGCAGCTGGTACACAGGCCGTCCGTGCGCTCCGTGCTGCAGGGCCTCCTCAAGAAGCGCCTACTACCTGCCGAGCACTGCATCACAAAAA TCAAGCGGAATTTCAGCAGTGTGGCCGCCTCCTCGGGCAACACAACTCTCAACGGGGAGGATGGTGTGGAGCAGACAGCCATCAAGGTGTCTCTGAAGTGCCCCATCACATTCCGGCGCATACAGCTGCCTGCTCGAGGCCACGATTGCAAGCATGTTCAG TGCTTTGACCTGGAGTCGTATCTCCAGCTGAATTGTGAGCGAGGGACCTGGAGGTGTCCTGTGTGCAA TAAAACTGCTCTGCTTGAGGGTCTAGAGGTGGATCAGTATATGTGGGGGATCCTGAATGCCATCCAACA CTCCGAGTTTGAAGAGGTCACCATTGACCCCACATGCAGCTGGCGGCCAGTGCCCATCAAGTCAGACCTCCACATCAAGGATGACCCCGATGGCATCCCCTCAAAGCGGTTTAAAACTATGAGCCCCAGCCAGATGATCATGCCCAATGTCATGGAGATGATCGCTGCTCTGGGCCCTGGCCCATCTCCCtaccccctcccacctcctcctggGGGCACCAGTTCCAACGACTACAGCAACCAAG GAAACAACTACCAGAGCCATGGCAATTTTGACTTCCCCCATGGGAATCCCGGAGGGACATCTATGAACGACTTCATGCATGGTCCCCCCCAGCTCTCTCACCCACCGGACATGCCCAACAACATGGCTGCCCTCGAGAAACCCCTCAGCCACCCCATGCAGGAAACT ATGCCCCACGCTGGCAGTTCTGACCAGCCCCATCCCTCCATACAACAAGGTTTGCACGTACCACaccccagcagccaggcagggccTCCATTACATCACAGTGgggctcctcctccttcccagcctCCCCGGCAGCCACCACAGGCCGCTCCCAGCAACCATCCACACAGCGACCTGACCTTTAACCCCTCCTCAGCCTTAGAGGGTCAGGCCGGAGCACAGGGAGCATCCGACATGCCGGAACCTTCACTGGAT CTACTGCCGGAACTCACAAACCCTGACGAGCTCCTCTCCTACCTGGACCCCCCCGACCTTCCAAGCAATAGCAACGATGACCTCCTGTCTCTCTTTGAGAACAACTGA
- the Zmiz1 gene encoding zinc finger MIZ domain-containing protein 1 isoform X4, whose translation MQPPLNSMSSMKPTLSHSDGSFPYDSVPWQQNTNQPPGSLSVVTTVWGVTNTSQSQVLGNPMANANNPMNPGGNPMASGMSTSNPGLNSPQFAGQQQQFSTKAGPAQPYIQPNMYGRPGYPGSGGFGASYPGGPSAPAGMGIPPHTRPPADFTQPAAAAAAAAVAAAAATATATATATVAALQETQNKDINQYGPVCSSFQMGPTQAYNSQFMNQPGPRGPASMGGSMNPASMAAGMTPSGMSGPPMGMNQPRPPGISPFGTHGQRMPQQTYPGPRPQSLPIQSIKRPYPGEPNYGNQQYGPNSQFPTQPGQYPTPNPPRPLTSPNYPGQRMPSQPSTGQYPPPTVNMGQYYKPEQFNGQNNTFSGSSYSSYSQGSVNRPPRPVPVANYPHSPVPGNPTPPMTPGSSIPPYLSPSQDVKPPFPPDIKPNMNALPPPPANHNDELRLTFPVRDGVVLEPFRLEHNLAVSNHVFHLRPTVHQTLMWRSDLELQFKCYHHEDRQMNTNWPASVQVSVNATPLTIERGDNKTSHKPLHLKHVCQPGRNTIQITVTACCCSHLFVLQLVHRPSVRSVLQGLLKKRLLPAEHCITKIKRNFSSVAASSGNTTLNGEDGVEQTAIKVSLKCPITFRRIQLPARGHDCKHVQCFDLESYLQLNCERGTWRCPVCNKTALLEGLEVDQYMWGILNAIQHSEFEEVTIDPTCSWRPVPIKSDLHIKDDPDGIPSKRFKTMSPSQMIMPNVMEMIAALGPGPSPYPLPPPPGGTSSNDYSNQGNNYQSHGNFDFPHGNPGGTSMNDFMHGPPQLSHPPDMPNNMAALEKPLSHPMQETMPHAGSSDQPHPSIQQGLHVPHPSSQAGPPLHHSGAPPPSQPPRQPPQAAPSNHPHSDLTFNPSSALEGQAGAQGASDMPEPSLDLLPELTNPDELLSYLDPPDLPSNSNDDLLSLFENN comes from the exons ATGCAGCCCCCCCTCAACTCCATGAGCTCCATGAAACCCACTCTGTCGCACAG tGATGGGTCATTTCCTTATGACTCGGTCCCTTGGCAGCAGAACACCAATCAGCCTCCCGGCTCCCTGTCCGTGGTCACCACGGTGTGGGGAGTGACCAACACATCCCAGAGTCAG GTCCTCGGGAACCCTATGGCCAATGCCAACAACCCTATGAATCCAGGTGGCAACCCCATGGCATCAGGCATGAGCACCAGCAACCCTGGCCTCAACTCCCCACAATTCGCAGGGCAGCAGCAACAGTTCTCCACCAAAGCTGGCCCTGCACAACCCTATATCCAACCCAACATGTATGGCCGACCCGGCTACCCCGGCAGTGGGGGCTTCGGAGCCAG TTACCCTGGGGGTCCTAGTGCCCCTGCCGGCATGGGCATCCCTCCACACACCCGGCCTCCTGCTGATTTCACCCaaccagctgctgctgctgctgcagctgcagtAGCAGCAGCCGCTGCCACAGCCACTGCCACAGCCACAGCTACAGTGGCAGCCTTGCAAGAGACTCAGAACAAGGATATAAACCAGTATGGACCG GTGTGTTCCTCTTTCCAGATGGGTCCCACCCAGGCGTATAACAGCCAATTCATGAACCAACCCGGGCCTCGGGGGCCTGCCTCCATGGGGGGCAGCATGAACCCTGCCAGCATGGCAGCTGGCATGACACCCTCGGGGATGAGCGGCCCTCCCATGGGCATGAACCAGCCCCGACCACCTGGCATCAGCCCCTTTGGCACACATGGGCAAAGGATGCCCCAACAGACCTACCCAGGCCCCCGGCCCCAGTCCCTTCCTATTCAGAGCATAAAGAGGCCCTACCCAGGAGAG CCTAACTATGGAAACCAGCAATATGGACCAAACAGCCAGTTCCCCACCCAGCCAGGCCagtaccccacccccaaccccccaaGGCCACTTACTTCTCCCAACTACCCTGGACAAAGGATGCCGAGCCAACCCAGCACTGGGCAGTACCCACCCCCCACGGTCAACATGGGGCAGTATTACAAG CCAGAGCAGTTCAATGGGCAGAATAACACCTTCTCTGGAAGCAGCTACAGCAGTTACAGCCAAGGGAGCGTCAACAGG cctcccaggccGGTTCCTGTGGCAAATTACCCCCACTCACCTGTTCCAGGGAACCCCACACCCCCCATGACTCCTGGGAGCAGCATACCTCCCTACCTGTCCCCCAGCCAAGATGTCAAGCCACCCTTCCCACCTGACATCAAGCCAAATATGAACGCTCTGCCACCACCCCCAG CCAACCACAATGATGAGCTACGACTCACATTCCCTGTACGGGATGGCGTGGTTCTGGAGCCCTTCCGCCTGGAGCACAACCTGGCTGTCAGCAACCATGTGTTCCACCTGCGGCCCACGGTTCATCAGACGCTGATGTGGAG GTCAGACCTGGAGCTGCAGTTCAAGTGCTACCATCATGAGGATCGACAGATGAACACCAACTGGCCAGCCTCGGTGCAGGTCAGCGTCAACGCCACACCCCTCACAATCGAGCGAGGCGACAACAAGACCTCCCACAAGCCCCTGCACCTCAAGCATGTATGCCAGCCGGGCCGTAACACCATCCAGATCACTGTCACCGCCTGCTGCTGT TCCCACCTCTTCGTGCTGCAGCTGGTACACAGGCCGTCCGTGCGCTCCGTGCTGCAGGGCCTCCTCAAGAAGCGCCTACTACCTGCCGAGCACTGCATCACAAAAA TCAAGCGGAATTTCAGCAGTGTGGCCGCCTCCTCGGGCAACACAACTCTCAACGGGGAGGATGGTGTGGAGCAGACAGCCATCAAGGTGTCTCTGAAGTGCCCCATCACATTCCGGCGCATACAGCTGCCTGCTCGAGGCCACGATTGCAAGCATGTTCAG TGCTTTGACCTGGAGTCGTATCTCCAGCTGAATTGTGAGCGAGGGACCTGGAGGTGTCCTGTGTGCAA TAAAACTGCTCTGCTTGAGGGTCTAGAGGTGGATCAGTATATGTGGGGGATCCTGAATGCCATCCAACA CTCCGAGTTTGAAGAGGTCACCATTGACCCCACATGCAGCTGGCGGCCAGTGCCCATCAAGTCAGACCTCCACATCAAGGATGACCCCGATGGCATCCCCTCAAAGCGGTTTAAAACTATGAGCCCCAGCCAGATGATCATGCCCAATGTCATGGAGATGATCGCTGCTCTGGGCCCTGGCCCATCTCCCtaccccctcccacctcctcctggGGGCACCAGTTCCAACGACTACAGCAACCAAG GAAACAACTACCAGAGCCATGGCAATTTTGACTTCCCCCATGGGAATCCCGGAGGGACATCTATGAACGACTTCATGCATGGTCCCCCCCAGCTCTCTCACCCACCGGACATGCCCAACAACATGGCTGCCCTCGAGAAACCCCTCAGCCACCCCATGCAGGAAACT ATGCCCCACGCTGGCAGTTCTGACCAGCCCCATCCCTCCATACAACAAGGTTTGCACGTACCACaccccagcagccaggcagggccTCCATTACATCACAGTGgggctcctcctccttcccagcctCCCCGGCAGCCACCACAGGCCGCTCCCAGCAACCATCCACACAGCGACCTGACCTTTAACCCCTCCTCAGCCTTAGAGGGTCAGGCCGGAGCACAGGGAGCATCCGACATGCCGGAACCTTCACTGGAT CTACTGCCGGAACTCACAAACCCTGACGAGCTCCTCTCCTACCTGGACCCCCCCGACCTTCCAAGCAATAGCAACGATGACCTCCTGTCTCTCTTTGAGAACAACTGA
- the Zmiz1 gene encoding zinc finger MIZ domain-containing protein 1 isoform X2 gives MNSMDRHIQQTNDRLQCIKQHLQNPANFHNAATELLDWCGDPRAFQRPFEQSLMGCLTVVSRVAAQQGFDLDLGYRLLAVCAANRDKFTPKSAALLSSWCEELGRLLLLRHQKSRQNDPPGKLPMQPPLNSMSSMKPTLSHSDGSFPYDSVPWQQNTNQPPGSLSVVTTVWGVTNTSQSQVLGNPMANANNPMNPGGNPMASGMSTSNPGLNSPQFAGQQQQFSTKAGPAQPYIQPNMYGRPGYPGSGGFGASYPGGPSAPAGMGIPPHTRPPADFTQPAAAAAAAAVAAAAATATATATATVAALQETQNKDINQYGPMGPTQAYNSQFMNQPGPRGPASMGGSMNPASMAAGMTPSGMSGPPMGMNQPRPPGISPFGTHGQRMPQQTYPGPRPQSLPIQSIKRPYPGEPNYGNQQYGPNSQFPTQPGQYPTPNPPRPLTSPNYPGQRMPSQPSTGQYPPPTVNMGQYYKPEQFNGQNNTFSGSSYSSYSQGSVNRPPRPVPVANYPHSPVPGNPTPPMTPGSSIPPYLSPSQDVKPPFPPDIKPNMNALPPPPANHNDELRLTFPVRDGVVLEPFRLEHNLAVSNHVFHLRPTVHQTLMWRSDLELQFKCYHHEDRQMNTNWPASVQVSVNATPLTIERGDNKTSHKPLHLKHVCQPGRNTIQITVTACCCSHLFVLQLVHRPSVRSVLQGLLKKRLLPAEHCITKIKRNFSSVAASSGNTTLNGEDGVEQTAIKVSLKCPITFRRIQLPARGHDCKHVQCFDLESYLQLNCERGTWRCPVCNKTALLEGLEVDQYMWGILNAIQHSEFEEVTIDPTCSWRPVPIKSDLHIKDDPDGIPSKRFKTMSPSQMIMPNVMEMIAALGPGPSPYPLPPPPGGTSSNDYSNQGNNYQSHGNFDFPHGNPGGTSMNDFMHGPPQLSHPPDMPNNMAALEKPLSHPMQETMPHAGSSDQPHPSIQQGLHVPHPSSQAGPPLHHSGAPPPSQPPRQPPQAAPSNHPHSDLTFNPSSALEGQAGAQGASDMPEPSLDLLPELTNPDELLSYLDPPDLPSNSNDDLLSLFENN, from the exons CCCTGCTGTCCTCCTGGTGTGAAGAACTTGGCCGTCTGCTGTTGCTCCGACATCAGAAGAGCCGCCAGAACGACCCCCCTGGGAAACTCCCCATGCAGCCCCCCCTCAACTCCATGAGCTCCATGAAACCCACTCTGTCGCACAG tGATGGGTCATTTCCTTATGACTCGGTCCCTTGGCAGCAGAACACCAATCAGCCTCCCGGCTCCCTGTCCGTGGTCACCACGGTGTGGGGAGTGACCAACACATCCCAGAGTCAG GTCCTCGGGAACCCTATGGCCAATGCCAACAACCCTATGAATCCAGGTGGCAACCCCATGGCATCAGGCATGAGCACCAGCAACCCTGGCCTCAACTCCCCACAATTCGCAGGGCAGCAGCAACAGTTCTCCACCAAAGCTGGCCCTGCACAACCCTATATCCAACCCAACATGTATGGCCGACCCGGCTACCCCGGCAGTGGGGGCTTCGGAGCCAG TTACCCTGGGGGTCCTAGTGCCCCTGCCGGCATGGGCATCCCTCCACACACCCGGCCTCCTGCTGATTTCACCCaaccagctgctgctgctgctgcagctgcagtAGCAGCAGCCGCTGCCACAGCCACTGCCACAGCCACAGCTACAGTGGCAGCCTTGCAAGAGACTCAGAACAAGGATATAAACCAGTATGGACCG ATGGGTCCCACCCAGGCGTATAACAGCCAATTCATGAACCAACCCGGGCCTCGGGGGCCTGCCTCCATGGGGGGCAGCATGAACCCTGCCAGCATGGCAGCTGGCATGACACCCTCGGGGATGAGCGGCCCTCCCATGGGCATGAACCAGCCCCGACCACCTGGCATCAGCCCCTTTGGCACACATGGGCAAAGGATGCCCCAACAGACCTACCCAGGCCCCCGGCCCCAGTCCCTTCCTATTCAGAGCATAAAGAGGCCCTACCCAGGAGAG CCTAACTATGGAAACCAGCAATATGGACCAAACAGCCAGTTCCCCACCCAGCCAGGCCagtaccccacccccaaccccccaaGGCCACTTACTTCTCCCAACTACCCTGGACAAAGGATGCCGAGCCAACCCAGCACTGGGCAGTACCCACCCCCCACGGTCAACATGGGGCAGTATTACAAG CCAGAGCAGTTCAATGGGCAGAATAACACCTTCTCTGGAAGCAGCTACAGCAGTTACAGCCAAGGGAGCGTCAACAGG cctcccaggccGGTTCCTGTGGCAAATTACCCCCACTCACCTGTTCCAGGGAACCCCACACCCCCCATGACTCCTGGGAGCAGCATACCTCCCTACCTGTCCCCCAGCCAAGATGTCAAGCCACCCTTCCCACCTGACATCAAGCCAAATATGAACGCTCTGCCACCACCCCCAG CCAACCACAATGATGAGCTACGACTCACATTCCCTGTACGGGATGGCGTGGTTCTGGAGCCCTTCCGCCTGGAGCACAACCTGGCTGTCAGCAACCATGTGTTCCACCTGCGGCCCACGGTTCATCAGACGCTGATGTGGAG GTCAGACCTGGAGCTGCAGTTCAAGTGCTACCATCATGAGGATCGACAGATGAACACCAACTGGCCAGCCTCGGTGCAGGTCAGCGTCAACGCCACACCCCTCACAATCGAGCGAGGCGACAACAAGACCTCCCACAAGCCCCTGCACCTCAAGCATGTATGCCAGCCGGGCCGTAACACCATCCAGATCACTGTCACCGCCTGCTGCTGT TCCCACCTCTTCGTGCTGCAGCTGGTACACAGGCCGTCCGTGCGCTCCGTGCTGCAGGGCCTCCTCAAGAAGCGCCTACTACCTGCCGAGCACTGCATCACAAAAA TCAAGCGGAATTTCAGCAGTGTGGCCGCCTCCTCGGGCAACACAACTCTCAACGGGGAGGATGGTGTGGAGCAGACAGCCATCAAGGTGTCTCTGAAGTGCCCCATCACATTCCGGCGCATACAGCTGCCTGCTCGAGGCCACGATTGCAAGCATGTTCAG TGCTTTGACCTGGAGTCGTATCTCCAGCTGAATTGTGAGCGAGGGACCTGGAGGTGTCCTGTGTGCAA TAAAACTGCTCTGCTTGAGGGTCTAGAGGTGGATCAGTATATGTGGGGGATCCTGAATGCCATCCAACA CTCCGAGTTTGAAGAGGTCACCATTGACCCCACATGCAGCTGGCGGCCAGTGCCCATCAAGTCAGACCTCCACATCAAGGATGACCCCGATGGCATCCCCTCAAAGCGGTTTAAAACTATGAGCCCCAGCCAGATGATCATGCCCAATGTCATGGAGATGATCGCTGCTCTGGGCCCTGGCCCATCTCCCtaccccctcccacctcctcctggGGGCACCAGTTCCAACGACTACAGCAACCAAG GAAACAACTACCAGAGCCATGGCAATTTTGACTTCCCCCATGGGAATCCCGGAGGGACATCTATGAACGACTTCATGCATGGTCCCCCCCAGCTCTCTCACCCACCGGACATGCCCAACAACATGGCTGCCCTCGAGAAACCCCTCAGCCACCCCATGCAGGAAACT ATGCCCCACGCTGGCAGTTCTGACCAGCCCCATCCCTCCATACAACAAGGTTTGCACGTACCACaccccagcagccaggcagggccTCCATTACATCACAGTGgggctcctcctccttcccagcctCCCCGGCAGCCACCACAGGCCGCTCCCAGCAACCATCCACACAGCGACCTGACCTTTAACCCCTCCTCAGCCTTAGAGGGTCAGGCCGGAGCACAGGGAGCATCCGACATGCCGGAACCTTCACTGGAT CTACTGCCGGAACTCACAAACCCTGACGAGCTCCTCTCCTACCTGGACCCCCCCGACCTTCCAAGCAATAGCAACGATGACCTCCTGTCTCTCTTTGAGAACAACTGA